The Cannabis sativa cultivar Pink pepper isolate KNU-18-1 chromosome 8, ASM2916894v1, whole genome shotgun sequence genomic interval GATAAGATGCATTGACTAATCTGGGAAGAGGGTAGATTTAATCCGATGGTGGAGCTGGTTTTTTTACTGCTGATTCTGTTGATTTGCCTGTGTTatatcttcttttcttttttttttctttttttttttctcttgtaAAGGTTCTTGGAAGATTAGCATCTCAAATATCAACTGTGGTTCAAGGCAAGGATAAGCCAACATATGCACCAAATCGGGATGATGGGGATATGTGCATTGTGCTCAATGCCAAAGATGTCTGTGTTACAGGGAGAAAGCTCACTGATAAGTTTTACCGTTGGCATACTGGGCAAGTATTCCATTCATGTTCTAAAAAGCATTTATTGCTTCACTGTTTAAATTTGGGAGACTGCATCCTGATATTGATATTAGTTTAGTTGATATCCATTTTTATTAGTGCAGTGACTGTTTGAAATATACACTCCAAAAGTAATTAGGAAATAAATATACATACGATCAATTCATTGTGATTATGAATACATAATTATAGTATGTAGGATGAACAGGGGGATATAGATGATGGATTGATAATGAATGATTGATTCTCTTAAATTGGTCCAGCAAGATAGGCTATAAATTCATTCATGCATTTGTGTGATATCTGTAAATAAGCCGATTGTTTGGTTTTTTCTTGATGATTTACCATGTTCGACTTGTAGGTATGTGGGACACCTCAAGGAAAGAAGTTTGAAAGACCAAATGGCCAAAGACCCGACAGAAGTCATTCGGAAAGCTGTGCTTCGTATGCTTCCAAGGAACAAATTACGTGATGTACgttttgaggatgaaaagtctATATTTCCTTAAAACCTTTTTTTTTCCCTTGTGGATTCAgcctttgtattttttatttctttttggcTATAATTGGTCATGTTTTTCTCTGGTTTATCATACATCAGATGCTTCTGTAATTGCAGGATAGAGATAGAAAGCTCAGAATATTTACAGGAAGCGAACATCCATTTGGAGATAGACCCATTGAACCATATGTCATGCCTCCTCGGACAGTAAGGGAAATGCGTCCCCGTGCTAGACGAGCTTTAGTACGAGCTCAGAAAAAGGCTGAAATGCAAGAACAAAAAGCTAATGATACAAGAAAAGGGAGCAAGGATAAAGCAGCAGAAGTAAGCGCTTGAAGTGTCATTGAAGCATAACTTTCTTGAGATTATCCTTTTGTAACACCTTAAATGAGTATGTGGATCATTCCATAAGTTTGATTATCCGTTTGGATTCTGGAAACTGTAGCATCAGTCTGTTTTACTGAAATTTTGTCTAGGACTTCCATCTTAAGATGTCAACAATTGTTTTAGCAAGAGAAATGGGTTGCTGTTTTATTTCGTCTTAAAATAGTTGAAAAATTGCTGCACTCTGTTTGTTGTGAGCATGTTATTGAACAGTGTTTTTCAGTTGAACATAATATGGCACGAAAAACTCAGAACATGGTTTGTCTGCTTATCTGTTTACAATAATATGAAATTCATTTCAGCTTAGTAGCCGAGTTTCGTTCTGGTGAGACTTTCATTCTTTTCTTCCATTGTTTGAAAATGCTGTTTTAGTAAACAGACTTTGAAGAATTGAATTCGTGAGTCTAATTTTGGTACATGAAAGTTAATTTATAACATTAACGAAAAATTGAGGTGAGCATTTAGACTCAAATTCACACAACCAATAATCTTAGTTAGAGTAcataaaaactaacaaaaaaGGTAAAAACCAGCAGCCAAATCACAAGTAGGGACAAAGAAACGGGGCCAACTCCGAAATTCAAACTCAATTCCTAAGAAACTAAGAAACTAATCACTTGAAGAtccatcatcatcttcttcatgtTGTGTAACAACTTTCTCTATGAACCTTTGGCGAACTTCATCAAGAACAGCTTCTCTCGATTGATCGCTCCCACTTTGACCGTCATTGAGTACAGGGTCTGATTGGCAGAGAACTAATGCAACACCTGATATTCCAAACACTTTAGCTAGTTAACATATGGAAAGGCCAGAAAATACTAATTGTGTCAATGAAAATGGTTTAGAAAGTACCTTCTGGTGTGCATCTCCTACCGAACCGTTGAAGGCCTACATAATTAGCTTTGACTGCACTATTGTTGTACACTAGAAGAGTGGGAAGATTCATATCTGGGTAATTGGGAATGCAATCTGTGGATATTATCTTACAAAATTTAGTTGCAGGATATTTTGTAGCCAATTCTTCCAAACATTGCATCAGCACCCCACATTCTGGGATCCTATAAACACCAATTTACAACATTATAATCAGAAAGCAACTTCACTGAGATTTGTTATGgaagaaattgaaaaatcatCTTGTCTATGAAGAATAAATAATACCCTTCTTTGTAGAGAATCACAACAACCCAAACATCAGATGGAGCTTGAGAGACCTCTCTCACAAAATCTGAtcctgaaattggaattattgATCCAAATTTTGCAACTTTGGCTGCTTCTCTCAGCTGTGCTAGTCTCTTCTTCCTATTAAAATGACCCATCTAATTTTAGTTAAACAGATCAATTGTCATAAATTGTCTTTAAGTCTCTAAACATCTTTCATATTTCAATtctcaaataaaatataataactaatctaaaacttcaaattcaaaagatatCAAACAGTAGCTAAATCCGAGAAAGTTGAAAACTTtccattaaaattttatttgaattgttaaattaaaaattaaaaataaaacctgTAATCTTCGAGGAATCGATCGTCATCGAGATCACGGTCATCATCGAGGTCTTCAAGCTCGTCTTCAGTCTTGCGGTCGATCCAGGACTTGTCCTTAGGAATAGAAGCTTCGTCCGGTGCTGGAGCAAAGGCAGGAGGCTTGAACACCGGTGGCTTCTCCGGGAGATTGCCAAGCTTTCTCTGGATATCATCCCACTGTGTGGATGCTCCTTCCACATCCTTGTACACGTAGTGATAATCtcccattcttcttcttcttcttctaccttcgatctctctctctctctctctctctctctctctctctctttttccttttcgattttcttctcttttatcGCTCAAATTTTCTGTTGGGCCAAAATAAAAGCCCAATAAATTAGGCCCAAGATTTATTACAaagctttttaattaaaattgttctttttatatattGATGGATTataatttacatttttacaagttttctttaattatttttacggAATCTCATAAAatcaatatgaaaaataaacgaataataacataatataaatataaaataatatgaaaataacgaaGCCTAATATAATGTTGTTGATATACAATTCTACACGATTGTAAAAGCTTAGttcataaatttaataattctctagttttaaatttatctttgtgtttaattttagatgataTTAGAATTTTATGCTCTTATTTGAATGTTGTGAGTTTTAATTATGGGCCCAATCCTAGACACTCTAAGATCCTTTTTCAAACCTGCTCTCATTTCGAGTCAAGAGATAGATAAATAGACACATCCCATTGCATTGATCCGGGGCGCTCGTAGTGACTGAGGGGGTTGAAGACCAAGAAGTGAGTTATTTATCAGCCAAGCATTCTTCTTACGGCTAGATCCAAATCCAATCTCTTGGTCCCTGcggaaagaaaaaagaattttACGTTTTTTCTTTCAGAAAGAGAGGTTTTTTTCCCTATTGATTGCAACTTTCTCCAGACCTTCGAGAAAAGcatgaaataaaaataagtgtattttaaagaatataaaaatagaagtaaattatAGTAGTTGATGTCATGCATTAATGAATCTTTTTAATGCTGTTTtctcaaaagataaaataaaaattgtttctatatttttaccaatttttttttttttttcaattttgagtatttataaaaatatggcttCATTTCTTGTCTGGTCCGGCCCACATTGCTTCCGCAGTTTAAATTGGAATCGTCCGAGTCGACTCAGTACGAAAGACGAGTCGGTTTGGATCCCACAGTTCATTAAGGCAGAAAAATCGTCTGAGTCAGAACTGAGAACTGAGAAAGTTGAGTGAAGCGAATTCCGGTTGAATTTTCGGAGTTTGTTTCCTGAAAATCGATTTCGCAAAAGCCATGGACGCGGTTGAAGCAGTGGTGACTCAGATTCAGGGGCTATCGAGTAGCGCCGGAGACCTGACGAGGCTCCATACCATTCTCAAGCAAGCTGAGGAATCGCTTCATTCCGAGTCGGTTCGATTGTTTTCTGCTCTTGACCAACTCGACCCTTCCAAGCACTCTCTCGGATTCCTCTATATTCTGTAATCTTCTGTttcattacatatatatatttatataagtatAGATGTGTTTGTATAAACGTATATTTTTTGCTGAAGTTTTTCACGTGTTAGGGTTTTAGATTATTGCCAATGTTGAATTGGTTATAGGAAGTAGAATCGGTGTTGTGAACTTTGTGCCCTAGCCTCCTTTTGATCTTGAAACACTCGAAAATAATCAATAGTTACTAATATGTTTGATGAGTTTAATCAAGTGTTATTGTATTTGAGAAGAATGGGGGACTTGTAAACATGGAATTGAATCAGTTGAGTTGCAGTGACATGTATGCTGGGGTGGAAATGTGGTTTTGTTTGATCCTGAAATGTAGAAATTGTTAATTGGATTATGAACATATTTACTTTTGGATTGGTGGCAGACATAGACATGTGTTTCCTTGTGAAAGTCTGAGAAAATTGACTGGTGTTTCATTTATTTAAATGATTTTCCATCCGAGCTTCttgaatttgattttttattccTCTCTTGTTCATGGGATGTTTATCTGATTACAGAGAAGCATGCTCGTCTGGTCCAGTTACGAAAGAGCGGGCAAGCACCCTGGTTCTAGCcatttctagatttatcagctCTTGTGCTGCAGAGCAGATTCGATTGGCTCCTGAGAAATGTATGCATTTAATTCTGAATTATTTGATATATTATAAACTAGTCTGCACTTTTCCTGAGGCTATTGTTAATGCTGCTTGTTTGATCTGTGCAGTCATATCTGTTTGTAAGAGGTTTAAAGACCAAGTTTTGCTGCTCGAAGCTCCAATTCGCGGGGTTGCTCCGATGCTGACTGCTATTAGGAAACTTCAGGTCTCATCTGAATATTTGACTACCTTGCATCCAgagtttcttcttctttgtttgcAGGCCAAATCCTACAAAACAGGCCTGTCTGTTTTACATGATGACATTTCTGAGGTAGATCAGCCAAGGGATCTTTTTCTCTATTGCTATTATGGGTGAGTTTCTTCTGTGTTTGTGTCGAAAATCTTGTTTAATTGTTGTTATATGCTTTGATCTTATTGGGATCTTTTCTGTTAAACTCGGAGGCTCTTCACACATTGCTGTTATTTTCTATTCTCTTGTTCCTTGATGTTATTATCCATATGTTCTTTTGGATATTTATTTAGATTGCTTTTATTTTGAAAAGTGTCAAAAAAATTTCAAGAATTAATTATTTGGTTTGGAAAAccaagagagagagttcaaatGGTAAGGCGTGTGATTTCCTCCCAAAGATCTAAGTTTGAGTTTTGTTACAGTTTTCCAGTCCCCAAATGTTGTAGGGTTAGGCAGAGagcctagttttttttttttttaaaaaaaaaaaaaaccatgtaGTTTGAAAGCCTCATTAGTTTGTTGATCCAGGTAACTTTTATTAGGAGATATGAATGATGATGAACATGCAATgcaaatatgttatttttgtcttgattaatattgagcTGTTTCTCGAGTACATCTGTAGATATTTTGTGATTTCAATGAGAAAAAATTCTGactacatatattttttaaatattataatagggGGATGATATGCATTGGGCAAAAGCACTTCCGTAAATCATTGGAGCTTCTACACAATGTCTGCCATCATATGTcactttcttttaattttttgcaatatgAACCTTTGATTTAGTTGACCaaacttattttctttcttGTATACTTCAGGTTGTAACTGCTCCAATGTCTACTGTTAACGCCATAGCAGTTGAAGCATACAAAAAATACATTTTGGTTTTTCTCATTCTCCACGGGCATGTATGTTTCTTGTTTTATTTCATTCCTTTATTTCCTTGTACTTTGAATTTAGATACTATGACTTCACAGTTCATTTGTCTTGCAAAATATCTTGTAATTTTCATTACAAATTGATAGAATTGTTTGTTTCTACTTTCATTTCTGGTGGCAGTTCTCGACAAATCTCCCCAAGTACACTTCTTCAGTAGCTCAGAGAAATCTGAAGAATTTTTGTTCGGTAATTGGCACACTCTTTTTTGTTCTATGACATTTTATCTGAATGAGTTGCGGATGTTTTCATGAATTTagaaatatgttatttagtcATATGAGTTAGTGGTCTCTTATTTTGCTCGCTATCTTCTTTGATCAGCCCTATATTGAATTGGCAAATAGCTATGGTACTGGAAAAATTACAGAGTTGGAGGCATATGTTCAGGCCAACAGAGAGAAGTTCGAAAGTGTGAGTTTTCTAAAACATACCCGGTTATGTTCAATCTAGTGATATTCAGAAATTAGTGGATTTACTTATTTTTCATGGGCTTCAGCCATCTAACAATGTTTCTGAAAATCATTTCCAGGACAACAATCTTGGACTGGTAAATCAGGTTGTATCTTCTATGTATAAGCGAAATATTCAGAGATTGACTCAGACATACTTGACTCTCTCCCTCCAAGATATAGCGAACACGGTTCAATTAAACAGTGCCAAGGAAGCTGAAATGCATGTGCTGCAAATGGTATTTTCCATCTCACCGTATTAAATGGTATAACAAATTCAAATTCATATCACTAGCTGACATTTTTTTTGGGTCAATTTGCAGATCCAAGATGGTGAGATCTTTGCAACAATTAACCAGAAAGATGGAATGGTTAGATTCCATGAGGATCCTGAACAGTATAAATCCTGTGAGATGATCGAACACATTGACTCATCGATTCAAAGGTAGattgcatatatatttttaaaatagcgGAACAACTatccaaaggaaaaaaaaacagtagGCATTCAGTAGAAGCATCACATTTGGGCCTTTCTCTGTTTTGATTTTCTCATTTGTAATTCTCAGGATAATGATGCTTTCAAGGAAGCTGACTGCCATGGATGAGCACATCTCATGTGATCCTTTATACTTAGCAAAGGTGAGttaataatcaattaatcaCGTTCGATTTTAGCTGAGCTGAACCTTATTATGGGAAAATCATTGATCACTTATAAATCTTTTATGTTTGTTTGCTCAGGCTGGGAGAGAGCGACCAAGGTTTGACCTTGATGATTATGAGAGTGTTCCTCAGAAATTCAATATATGAACCGAATCAAGCGAGACTGTTATATGTATAGGGGGGACCTCAACTAGTGACGGGTTTATTTTTTTGTGGGAACTGATACCATTAAGAGTCATTTTGGTCCCAGCTGAGAAATAGAACTTCTATTGTTTTACCTTTCTAATCATCTTTTGCATTGCCATAGTGGAAAGAATCTAATCCATAATAGTCATCAATTATCATGGTCATAAGTTGCTAACAAGGTTTGTTTGGGCACGGGTGGTAATTCGTACTAGTATATATGAGTTGGTGGTTTAAAGTacttattaaagtaaaatgcgtagaattcaataataactaTACTCTATTAGGTGGCGTTTAGTTGGGagtaataaaaatataggaatagaaaTGGAAATAAGAatggaatgaaataaaatttaaaatgcttaaattttttcttttgttacattatcttttcttttttgttgaatGGAGCAGTCATTTCATTAAAATAGTAGAAAGAACATTTCATTGCAATGTTATTCCAATATTTATAAATGCAACTAAATAAAAGAATGCAacgaaaattattttctttctatttcattacctctaaCCAAACGCATAGTGAAATCTTATGGTAGTGTGACTTTTTTAtgtatttggattttatttttagGTCTTGAGTTGTCTGTGTAAATAATACGATTAACAAAGTGAAAACGTAAGGTAACTATGCATTAACGATTAAATTAGTTGGGAGTCAAACCAACATAACGACAACTCTCACTCACTCTCAGCATGAAAAATATCAATAACTAGCCGTACAAAATATACAAGGCAATTCCCATTTGAAAAAATGAAGACCACAACAAATATACTCACTAAAATCAGAGATTTTCAACACCTACTACTTCATCCGTATAGAATAGAAAAAAGAATTAAGAATACaaacaacaccaaaaattatgtCCAAACCTCTTGTGCTTCTAGGAATTGAAGGGGCCTTTAATTCACTTTGGTATCCCTATCTTTACACAGCATGTGCCACTCCTGGAGCACCGCAGTTTGGAGAGAAAGATGCTCAACTTCCTCTGCAGTTAACTTCGACATCGTTGAAGGTccctttttcttctcctcctcgccctctttcttcttttccttttccttttctttttccttctttttgTATTCGTCTTCCTCGTCTTCATCATTTTCGCTATCTTCATCACCATCAGGCTTCGGAATTTTCGCCTTTGGTCGTGCTGCCTTTAGCAATGCTATTTGCTCCATCGAGATCCTAAGTCTCTCGGCAGCTGCCTCTTTCACTTCGTCCTCAGGCATGTATTCAACACCCCCATCGGTGAGATCATCTAACCAGCCTTGTAGATCTGATCCGATTTCCTTCGTTATTGATGCGTCAGAAGCTCGAACAACGAATTTGCATATCATGGTTGTTGTCTCATCACCAAGATCCACATTCCTGCTCACTTCACTCGCTCCAAATATCATCAAACCTAAAAAGCCTCCGTACCATGTTTTTGCAGCGAAACAAAGCTGTACATGTACGAAAATTAAGTAAATCAAATGTTGGAGACAGCTCGTTGGCGAAAGTATTATTAGCTAACAAACCAAACCATCATAGGTGGCAACAACCTAAGAACCTAACGATTTGTTACGTAACTACAAGGGAGCCAAAACTCTAATTGAATAGATTCAATTCTAACTAATATTACTTAAACCAGGTAAACACTACATCCGGAAAACCATTTGCCCAACTCAAACTATGTAGCAGTGATAGCTTTGATGATGTGAAAATACAACTAGAGTTTGATTTAAaattgaagtgaaaaatataaTTACCTGAAATCCTGCAACTGTCCGAATGATATGTGAACAAACTCTATGAAATGGCTTGGATGACAGAGATTTAAGCCCACTCAGAAACGGTGAGGCACCATATTGTTGAGCAGCAGTAGCTTTAAAACCACTCCCCTCATAAGTATATGTACCAGTGTACTCTACAATAGCTGGTAAACTAGGCCAGAGTCGGAAAAACTCAACAGGAGAGATTTTGTGGGGCAGAAGAAGCTCAGTCAATGGAATCTTGTATGGTTGACACCTCAGTATGACGGGTTCTCCTAATTCTGGTCTTAAACTTCTTTTTTGTCTCATGATCTGCGGATCTTCTTCAGCATAGTCACCTTCATAATCCCCAGAAGCACCACTACCATAGAATGGGTAGTATAAGACTTGAACCCAAAGGGCTGATCTCTCAAAATGAGACACACCGACAGTCACACTGCACAATACTGGATCCTGAAACAAGAAGAACCAACAATAGTACAAACAGTCTAAATCTCCATAAGCAAAAAAATGACATAATTTATATAAAGTGCAGGCCCGACACCTCGTTTTCCCCCAAACATGATAAAGTAAAAAGGAATCCatgacaaaaagaaaaaatataagtgGAGGTGAGGAGAAAAACCTGTGACACAAGATTACGCAACTGCCGCACTGCTTGAGGAGACCCATCCATAAAGTAAAGTGCACCGGATAATCCAACCCGAATATCCACACGGTTTAGCTCGAGCTCTGTTAAATTCAAGACCTGCACATCATAAGTTGGAATAGTAATATTAATACGTgggttttgaaagaaaaaaaaaaacagaagaaagaaaagaaagccTGCTCTCATTTTAGTTTATGGAAACAAAGTTAAGATGATATCCGATTAAACCAATATCTTATATTCCATTGACATCCTCTGTCCAAAAATTTTTGCACAAAAACTCATggctttaatatttaaaaagataaaaaaataaaataaaaaaatcactactataataaataaaattttaattgataCAATTCTACacgtagaaaattttaaaaaaccaaacaaaaaattcTGTCAAACATAACAAGAAGGCAttctatttatatttttgaattCACATATATTAGGGGGGTGTAAGACTTAGAACTACAGAGGACCGCCCAAACTTACATTACAAGAGAACAAATTTAAAGAAATTGATAATCTTTTCATTCAAGATGAATTGAATTGTTATAAATGCATATTATTAATCCAACACAGCAGCTAAGGTACAAGGAGCGCATTTTACGTGATAAATAAATGTAGACTTTTGCATCTACAGCAGCTAAGGGGCAAAGTTTACCTTCAAATGCAATGTGACCCTTCCATCACCAGAGTCAGCTAAATGATATGCTTCCACAAAGCAGGGATCACTGCTACCAGTCAAAGTAACTGCAGTAGGAGGCACCTTAAGTAGCGTAGAGTCAGCTCCCTTTGTCAACAAAAGAGTTAGCTCACTCGGATCGGGCCTCCAAAGCTCTACAATAGCATTGTGAACCAGCCCTTCCAACTTTCTATCCTGAGCAGCAGCTGCTTCATAAAATTGAACAGTTAATTTATGGTGGCTAAATGGATAATCACCTCTGGCCTCACTTACTCCGGCCCACCTGAAAAAACAATGTAATAAGTTCAGTAGGCAAATTCCCCAAGtgtaatttctatttgtttcaATAAAAATGAGTTAAAGGCATGGTAAACAGCATAACCAAGTGAGTTGCTCAGACAGCATGGCCATAATTTAGCAGCAAGATGGAACTTTACTTGTAAAATAATGATGTTGTTTGAATCCATAGATAGATTAAAATTAGAAGTGCTCACTTGCTTTCTGAATGGCTAGTAGCATATTTGATTCTCTGCAGTATCAAACGACACTGATGCTTGTTGACAGAATCAGCCATTGTACTGGTCCTAAATTCTTCAAGTTCTTTAGTCAGTAATAGTCCGGCCCTTGCATAGCGAGATCCCAACCTCTGGGCACATAAAAGAGCTGCCTGAACATCTTGAAGCCTATTTGTTGTATCTGCAGATGAATCCACGTTGAATAAAACCTTGTGGATATTTGATATAATGATATTCAGAGGATCCTCAGGATCATCAGCCAAAAGTGGATCCAGCCCTTCTAGATCTATGTGTTCTGAAACAGCCCATATAACACGGGCACATATCCTTGCGGTATTAATCTGCCAAACGGACATAAATTATAAGCCTAATCAATGCATAACCAAAGCAAAGTATCTGTATAAAGTATTTACAACTTCATAAATGCAATACC includes:
- the LOC115701570 gene encoding uncharacterized protein LOC115701570, whose protein sequence is MANQAATAFSGNLKKALAGLRRIDLDGLRWRVFDAKGQVLGRLASQISTVVQGKDKPTYAPNRDDGDMCIVLNAKDVCVTGRKLTDKFYRWHTGYVGHLKERSLKDQMAKDPTEVIRKAVLRMLPRNKLRDDRDRKLRIFTGSEHPFGDRPIEPYVMPPRTVREMRPRARRALVRAQKKAEMQEQKANDTRKGSKDKAAEVSA
- the LOC115701569 gene encoding uncharacterized protein LOC115701569 — its product is MGDYHYVYKDVEGASTQWDDIQRKLGNLPEKPPVFKPPAFAPAPDEASIPKDKSWIDRKTEDELEDLDDDRDLDDDRFLEDYRKKRLAQLREAAKVAKFGSIIPISGSDFVREVSQAPSDVWVVVILYKEGIPECGVLMQCLEELATKYPATKFCKIISTDCIPNYPDMNLPTLLVYNNSAVKANYVGLQRFGRRCTPEGVALVLCQSDPVLNDGQSGSDQSREAVLDEVRQRFIEKVVTQHEEDDDGSSSD
- the LOC115701566 gene encoding protein TPLATE; this encodes MDILFAQIQADLRSNDALRQTGALLQALQHSAAGRDISVLAKSAVEEIVASPASAVCKKLAFDLIRSTRLTADLWDTVCTGIRNDFEFPDPDVTAAALSILAAIPSYRLSKLITDSNKEISSCFDSPSDNLRFSITETLGCILARDDLVTLCENNVNLLDKVSNWWSRIGQNMLDRSDAVSKVAFESVGRLFQEFDSKRMSRLAGDKLVDSENSVAIRSNWVSSMVDFVWKKRNALMARSLVMPVESFRATVFPIVYAVKAVASGSVEVIRKLSKSSGGTNGTVVDSNAERLVGVSDVVSHLVPFLASSLEPSLIFEVGINMLYLADVAGGKPEWASQSIIAILTLWDRQEFSSARESIVRAVVTNLHLLDLHMQISLFKRLLLMVRNLRAESDRMHALACICRTALCVDLFAKESVRRGQKPLPGTDIASLFEDVRIRDDLNSVTSKSLFREELVASLVESCFQLSLPLPEQKNTGMESRVIGALAYGTGYGALNWTEPSLEVVEVCRPCVKWDCDGRTYALDCYLKLLVRLCQIYDTRGGVKRVKDGASQDQILNETRLQNLQRELVKDLREINTARICARVIWAVSEHIDLEGLDPLLADDPEDPLNIIISNIHKVLFNVDSSADTTNRLQDVQAALLCAQRLGSRYARAGLLLTKELEEFRTSTMADSVNKHQCRLILQRIKYATSHSESKWAGVSEARGDYPFSHHKLTVQFYEAAAAQDRKLEGLVHNAIVELWRPDPSELTLLLTKGADSTLLKVPPTAVTLTGSSDPCFVEAYHLADSGDGRVTLHLKVLNLTELELNRVDIRVGLSGALYFMDGSPQAVRQLRNLVSQDPVLCSVTVGVSHFERSALWVQVLYYPFYGSGASGDYEGDYAEEDPQIMRQKRSLRPELGEPVILRCQPYKIPLTELLLPHKISPVEFFRLWPSLPAIVEYTGTYTYEGSGFKATAAQQYGASPFLSGLKSLSSKPFHRVCSHIIRTVAGFQLCFAAKTWYGGFLGLMIFGASEVSRNVDLGDETTTMICKFVVRASDASITKEIGSDLQGWLDDLTDGGVEYMPEDEVKEAAAERLRISMEQIALLKAARPKAKIPKPDGDEDSENDEDEEDEYKKKEKEKEKEKKKEGEEEKKKGPSTMSKLTAEEVEHLSLQTAVLQEWHMLCKDRDTKVN
- the LOC115701568 gene encoding COP9 signalosome complex subunit 3, yielding MDAVEAVVTQIQGLSSSAGDLTRLHTILKQAEESLHSESVRLFSALDQLDPSKHSLGFLYILEACSSGPVTKERASTLVLAISRFISSCAAEQIRLAPEKFISVCKRFKDQVLLLEAPIRGVAPMLTAIRKLQVSSEYLTTLHPEFLLLCLQAKSYKTGLSVLHDDISEVDQPRDLFLYCYYGGMICIGQKHFRKSLELLHNVVTAPMSTVNAIAVEAYKKYILVFLILHGHFSTNLPKYTSSVAQRNLKNFCSPYIELANSYGTGKITELEAYVQANREKFESDNNLGLVNQVVSSMYKRNIQRLTQTYLTLSLQDIANTVQLNSAKEAEMHVLQMIQDGEIFATINQKDGMVRFHEDPEQYKSCEMIEHIDSSIQRIMMLSRKLTAMDEHISCDPLYLAKAGRERPRFDLDDYESVPQKFNI